A window from Vigna angularis cultivar LongXiaoDou No.4 chromosome 7, ASM1680809v1, whole genome shotgun sequence encodes these proteins:
- the LOC108345890 gene encoding ATP-dependent zinc metalloprotease FTSH 9, chloroplastic isoform X2, translating into MSALEYLYLSPITYTKVFLNSHNWRKPSTPFRQNTCRFVPNSAPVRVPGVWRDSGRFDLWRTRKVHGVAVRASGGQEGDSGEKSGEGQGVDKGSTRSGSNGRREKQGKGWWWWLGSKSGKWRWQPILHAQEVGVLLLQLGIVVFVMRLLKPGIQLPGSEPRAATSFVSVPYSDFLSKINGDQVQKVEVDGVHIMFKLKSDVDGSEVAAATPLESESLVKSVTPTKNIVYTTTRPNDIRTPYEKMLENEVEFGSPDKRSNGFLNSALVALFYCALLAGLLHRFPISFSQHSPGQIRNRKSGTSAGTKSSEQGDTITFADVAGVDEAKEELEEIVEFLRNPDRYIRLGARPPRGVLLVGLPGTGKTLLAKAVAGEADVPFISCSASEFVELYVGMGASRVRDLFARAKKEAPSIIFIDEIDAVAKSRDGKFRIVSNDEREQTLNQLLTEMDGFDSNSAVIVLGATNRADVLDAALRRPGRFDRVVMVETPDRIGRESILKVHVSKKELPLAKDVDLGDIACMTTGFTGADLANLVNEAALLAGRQNKIIVEKIDFIQAVERSIAGIEKKTAKLKGSEKAVVARHEAGHAVVGTAVASLLSGQPRVEKLSILPRSGGALGFTYIPPTNEDRYLLFIDELRGRLVTLLGGRAAEEVVYSGRVSTGALDDIRRATDMAYKAIAEYGLNQTIGPVSIATLSNGGMDESGGSVPWGRDQK; encoded by the exons ATGTCGGCGTTGGAGTATCTCTATCTCTCTCCCATAACGTATACCAAAGTTTTTCTCAATTCCCATAACTGGCGGAAGCCCTCAACGCCGTTCAGGCAAAACACCTGTCGTTTTGTCCCCAATTCGGCTCCGGTTAGGGTTCCGGGGGTATGGAGGGATTCCGGGAGGTTCGATTTGTGGAGGACGCGGAAGGTTCACGGTGTAGCAGTCAGGGCGAGTGGTGGGCAAGAGGGGGATTCCGGCGAGAAGAGCGGGGAGGGTCAGGGGGTGGATAAGGGTTCGACAAGGTCTGGTTCCAACGGAAGGAGGGAGAAGCAAGggaaggggtggtggtggtggttgggTTCGAAGAGTGGGAAGTGGCGGTGGCAGCCCATTTTGCATGCTCAGGAGGTTGGAGTGTTGTTGCTGCAGTTGGGAATTGTGGTTTTCGTGATGCGGTTGCTCAAGCCAGGTATTCAGTTACCTGGCTCCGAACCGAGGGCTGCGACGTCGTTTGTGAGCGTGCCTTACAGCGATTTTTTGAGCAAGATTAATGGTGATCAGGTGCAGAAAGTGGAGGTGGATGGGGTCCATATCATGTTCAAGTTGAAGTCTGACGTGGATGGTTCTGAAGTTGCAGCTGCTACTCCTTTAGAGTCAGAGTCCTTGGTTAAGAGTGTTACTCCTACGAAGAACATTGTTTACACTACCACTAGGCCTAATGATATAAGGACCCCCTACGAGAAGATGTTGGAAAATGAGGTGGAGTTCGGGTCCCCGGATAAGAGGTCTAATGGATTCCTCAACTCTGCTTTG GTAGCCTTGTTTTATTGTGCTCTGCTAGCAGGGCTGCTCCATCGATTCCCTATTAGTTTTTCTCAG CATTCCCCTGGTCAGATTAGGAATCGTAAATCAGGAACTTCTGCTGGCACAAAGTCATCTGAACAAGGTGACACTATCACATTCGCCGATGTTGCTGGTGTTGATGAGGCTAAGGAGGAGCTGGAAGAGATTGTG GAATTTCTTCGCAATCCTGACAGATATATACGACTTGGAGCTCGTCCTCCCCGAGGTGTTCTCTTG GTGGGTCTTCCTGGGACAGGTAAGACTTTACTGGCGAAGGCTGTGGCAGGGGAAGCTGATGTACCATTTATAAGTTGTTCTGCTAGTGAGTTTGTAGAGTTATATGTTGGTATGGGTGCTTCCCGTGTGAGAGATCTCTTTGCAAGGGCAAAGAAAGAGGCACCGTCCATTATATTTATTGATGAg ATAGATGCTGTGGCTAAAAGTCGCGATGGTAAATTTCGGATTGTCAGCAATGATGAACGAGAACAAACCTTGAACCAGCTGCTCACT GAGATGGATGGTTTTGACAGCAATTCTGCAGTCATTGTTCTTGGAGCAACTAATCGCGCAGATGTCTTAGACGCTGCACTCCGAAGGCCAGGAAGATTTGATCGAGTAGTTATG GTGGAAACACCTGATAGGATTGGAAGAGAGTCTATCCTGAAAGTTCATGTTTCCAAGAAAGAACTTCCTTTAGCTAAGGATGTTGATCTTGGTGACATTGCTTGTATGACCACTGGTTTTACAGG AGCGGATCTTGCAAACCTAGTAAATGAGGCTGCTTTATTGGCGGgaagacaaaacaaaattattgtggagaaaattgatttcattcaaGCTGTAGAAAGATCAATAGCA GGTATAGAAAAGAAGACTGCTAAGTTGAAAGGAAGCGAGAAGGCTGTAGTTGCACGACATGAAGCTGGTCATGCTGTAGTAGGTACTGCAGTTGCAAGCCTTCTTTCTGGACAGCCACGTGTTGAG AAGCTAAGCATATTGCCTAGATCTGGAGGGGCTTTGGGATTCACTTACATTCCTCCAACAAATGAGGACAGATACTTGCTTTTCATTGACGAGTTGCGTGGCCGTCTGGTTACCTTACTCGGAGGACGTGCTGCAGAAGAAGTTGTTTATTCAGGTAGAGTGTCAACAGGTGCACTTGATGACATACGGCGAGCAACCGATATGGCATACAAAGCTATTGCTGAATATGGTCTTAATCAGACAATAGGTCCTGTGTCAATTGCCACCCTTTCCAATGGTGGAATGGATGAATCTGGCGGATCAGTTCCTTGGGGAAGAGATCAG AAGTGA
- the LOC108345890 gene encoding ATP-dependent zinc metalloprotease FTSH 9, chloroplastic isoform X1 encodes MSALEYLYLSPITYTKVFLNSHNWRKPSTPFRQNTCRFVPNSAPVRVPGVWRDSGRFDLWRTRKVHGVAVRASGGQEGDSGEKSGEGQGVDKGSTRSGSNGRREKQGKGWWWWLGSKSGKWRWQPILHAQEVGVLLLQLGIVVFVMRLLKPGIQLPGSEPRAATSFVSVPYSDFLSKINGDQVQKVEVDGVHIMFKLKSDVDGSEVAAATPLESESLVKSVTPTKNIVYTTTRPNDIRTPYEKMLENEVEFGSPDKRSNGFLNSALVALFYCALLAGLLHRFPISFSQHSPGQIRNRKSGTSAGTKSSEQGDTITFADVAGVDEAKEELEEIVEFLRNPDRYIRLGARPPRGVLLVGLPGTGKTLLAKAVAGEADVPFISCSASEFVELYVGMGASRVRDLFARAKKEAPSIIFIDEIDAVAKSRDGKFRIVSNDEREQTLNQLLTEMDGFDSNSAVIVLGATNRADVLDAALRRPGRFDRVVMVETPDRIGRESILKVHVSKKELPLAKDVDLGDIACMTTGFTGADLANLVNEAALLAGRQNKIIVEKIDFIQAVERSIAGIEKKTAKLKGSEKAVVARHEAGHAVVGTAVASLLSGQPRVEKLSILPRSGGALGFTYIPPTNEDRYLLFIDELRGRLVTLLGGRAAEEVVYSGRVSTGALDDIRRATDMAYKAIAEYGLNQTIGPVSIATLSNGGMDESGGSVPWGRDQGHLVDLVQTEVKALLQSALEVSLSIVRANPTVLEGLGAHLEEKEKVEGEELQKWLRLVVAPTELAIFIEGKQGSLLPMQTGS; translated from the exons ATGTCGGCGTTGGAGTATCTCTATCTCTCTCCCATAACGTATACCAAAGTTTTTCTCAATTCCCATAACTGGCGGAAGCCCTCAACGCCGTTCAGGCAAAACACCTGTCGTTTTGTCCCCAATTCGGCTCCGGTTAGGGTTCCGGGGGTATGGAGGGATTCCGGGAGGTTCGATTTGTGGAGGACGCGGAAGGTTCACGGTGTAGCAGTCAGGGCGAGTGGTGGGCAAGAGGGGGATTCCGGCGAGAAGAGCGGGGAGGGTCAGGGGGTGGATAAGGGTTCGACAAGGTCTGGTTCCAACGGAAGGAGGGAGAAGCAAGggaaggggtggtggtggtggttgggTTCGAAGAGTGGGAAGTGGCGGTGGCAGCCCATTTTGCATGCTCAGGAGGTTGGAGTGTTGTTGCTGCAGTTGGGAATTGTGGTTTTCGTGATGCGGTTGCTCAAGCCAGGTATTCAGTTACCTGGCTCCGAACCGAGGGCTGCGACGTCGTTTGTGAGCGTGCCTTACAGCGATTTTTTGAGCAAGATTAATGGTGATCAGGTGCAGAAAGTGGAGGTGGATGGGGTCCATATCATGTTCAAGTTGAAGTCTGACGTGGATGGTTCTGAAGTTGCAGCTGCTACTCCTTTAGAGTCAGAGTCCTTGGTTAAGAGTGTTACTCCTACGAAGAACATTGTTTACACTACCACTAGGCCTAATGATATAAGGACCCCCTACGAGAAGATGTTGGAAAATGAGGTGGAGTTCGGGTCCCCGGATAAGAGGTCTAATGGATTCCTCAACTCTGCTTTG GTAGCCTTGTTTTATTGTGCTCTGCTAGCAGGGCTGCTCCATCGATTCCCTATTAGTTTTTCTCAG CATTCCCCTGGTCAGATTAGGAATCGTAAATCAGGAACTTCTGCTGGCACAAAGTCATCTGAACAAGGTGACACTATCACATTCGCCGATGTTGCTGGTGTTGATGAGGCTAAGGAGGAGCTGGAAGAGATTGTG GAATTTCTTCGCAATCCTGACAGATATATACGACTTGGAGCTCGTCCTCCCCGAGGTGTTCTCTTG GTGGGTCTTCCTGGGACAGGTAAGACTTTACTGGCGAAGGCTGTGGCAGGGGAAGCTGATGTACCATTTATAAGTTGTTCTGCTAGTGAGTTTGTAGAGTTATATGTTGGTATGGGTGCTTCCCGTGTGAGAGATCTCTTTGCAAGGGCAAAGAAAGAGGCACCGTCCATTATATTTATTGATGAg ATAGATGCTGTGGCTAAAAGTCGCGATGGTAAATTTCGGATTGTCAGCAATGATGAACGAGAACAAACCTTGAACCAGCTGCTCACT GAGATGGATGGTTTTGACAGCAATTCTGCAGTCATTGTTCTTGGAGCAACTAATCGCGCAGATGTCTTAGACGCTGCACTCCGAAGGCCAGGAAGATTTGATCGAGTAGTTATG GTGGAAACACCTGATAGGATTGGAAGAGAGTCTATCCTGAAAGTTCATGTTTCCAAGAAAGAACTTCCTTTAGCTAAGGATGTTGATCTTGGTGACATTGCTTGTATGACCACTGGTTTTACAGG AGCGGATCTTGCAAACCTAGTAAATGAGGCTGCTTTATTGGCGGgaagacaaaacaaaattattgtggagaaaattgatttcattcaaGCTGTAGAAAGATCAATAGCA GGTATAGAAAAGAAGACTGCTAAGTTGAAAGGAAGCGAGAAGGCTGTAGTTGCACGACATGAAGCTGGTCATGCTGTAGTAGGTACTGCAGTTGCAAGCCTTCTTTCTGGACAGCCACGTGTTGAG AAGCTAAGCATATTGCCTAGATCTGGAGGGGCTTTGGGATTCACTTACATTCCTCCAACAAATGAGGACAGATACTTGCTTTTCATTGACGAGTTGCGTGGCCGTCTGGTTACCTTACTCGGAGGACGTGCTGCAGAAGAAGTTGTTTATTCAGGTAGAGTGTCAACAGGTGCACTTGATGACATACGGCGAGCAACCGATATGGCATACAAAGCTATTGCTGAATATGGTCTTAATCAGACAATAGGTCCTGTGTCAATTGCCACCCTTTCCAATGGTGGAATGGATGAATCTGGCGGATCAGTTCCTTGGGGAAGAGATCAG GGACACCTTGTTGATCTTGTTCAAACAGAAGTGAAAGCATTGCTGCAGTCTGCGCTGGAAGTATCACTTTCCATTGTGCGAGCTAATCCTACTGTTTTGGAGGGTTTAGGTGCTCATTTAGAAG aaaaagagaaagtagAGGGTGAAGAGTTACAGAAGTGGTTAAGATTGGTGGTTGCACCAACAGAGCTAGCAATCTTCATAGAAGGCAAGCAAGGGTCTCTCCTCCCAATGCAGACAGGTTCCTGA